ATGCATGATActtctcacattttattttgctgtctgTGTAGAAATTATTTTAACGTCCATAATCATAATCATGTATTATTACGCACCTGCAACATCTGTGGCCTCAAGCCTGCCTTGAGTGAATATCTTTAGTTTTTGCATTCACTGAACTGTTTAGATTTTGGAGGTTAAAGGTCAATATCACTGTTGCAgcacacaacatgttttttgccATATCACAAGCATTCACATGCTAACCACCTAGTAACTGCACAGGTTCTCAGAGGCACACACTGCaaggcagtaattctagttattttgaaattaaagcattaaaacaaaacacagtgatgcTCACAGGAATAAGGTAAAGGTAAAGAAAAGGAGATCAGTGGGGAAAATTTCAATTATTTGTGTTATCTGATGAAAACACATCCATAGAGGTAAAATTTTAGAAGAGATTTAAAGGTTGCACAGAATCTGTGAGCCTCCGATTCGAGTCCTGAATGACAAGGCCCAGTCAGTGCTTCTTTGTTATTAAACAGTTTAAGACCCGCTACAGGATCTAAAACTGCTGTGCACTGGCTCATGAGGAGTCAATAGGTCTCCAGTTGACGAAGGGGCCAGCCCATGAAGAGCTCTAAAAGTGAtttgtaaaattttaaaatcaattctaaaatGGATTAGCAGCCAATGTGCTAGAACCACAATTATGCAATGTCATCTGTTATAATGGCAGTTCTAAATATTCCCCTTGGGGTAATTGATCTGCACGCCACAGATAATACCCAGTATCAAACTAATGATCAGTTGAACTAAGTTTGATCAACCGGAATGTTTTGATTGTAGAACATTGTGGTGTTTCTTTACTATGACTACTATCAACTCTCTTGGTGAATCAGTGTGTCCatgtctctgtcactctgtagGCAGTGGTGGTGACACCAGACATTCAGCCAGCTGTAACAGGAAGTTCCTACCCACAGCCTGACATCTCATTCTGCCTCCGAGACTCCTCTTCCCCAACTCCAAACTCCACTCACAAAGCCAGCACCATCAGTGAGGTTCCCAACACACCGCAACACCAAGCAGAGAGCAACAGGTATTGTTCCATCTGGTTTTCGAGCTTTTTggggagaaaatgtttttttaatcctagTCTACGTTCTCATAGTTTGACACATGTCCAAATCATATTTGTTGACTGATTACTTGTTACATCTGCCCACATGCATAGGGAGGGGTTTACATGCTTGGTATATAGTGTGTTCTGTCAGTAATACCAAATCATTTACAGGGAAGAGGCGAAGGGCACGGTCACTGTGATGACAAAACCTGCCAATGAGGAAGAAGATGCAGGGAAACAGTCTCCCATAGCAACAGAGGATGGGGTGGTGACCAACAGCCACACCTCACGCAGCTACTCGCGCTCTCTGAGCCACATCAGTGAAAGTAGCGCTGATGGCATTGTGTTGACGGACAGGTCAGCCGGCGAAACAGGGGAGGTGATGTCTTTGGCCTCCGGGATCTCCATCAACGACATTGAAATGGAGATGCCCAGTAGAACTCCTGAGCCGcccagctctgctgctgcagacactgGTGTCATcgaagaaaacaaaacagctgatAATGTCCCAAATCAACACCCAATCAGGATGCAACAGGACACATCCAGCCCTGTTCTCACATCCTCCTCTACCAGGACTGAAGGAATGGACTATAACACTCcatcacaaatgaacacactcCCACACCCAGAGTGCAGCCAACTTCCAGACAGTGGGGATGTGACATATGTAGCCCGGCGGGTGccggtggaggaggagatgcCAGGTGCAGGTGCAGAATCTCAGTCCAGAGAGGGTGATGGTCCTGTGGACTGTGGGCTAGAGGATGCCCTGGGAGTTGTAGTTTCCTCTCTGGATGATTACAGAGGACAATTCCCTGAGTTACAACTACTGGAACAAGAGCTCAAGCTGCTGCAGGTTACACTGAAGGTGAGGATGGAGCATGTGTGAGAAACATGAGAAGTTGTATCCAGAAGCTGGTAGAGTAGCCTGAAAGtacactgaagtaaaagtactgttactgtgtaaaaacaagtactcaaatagaaagaaaatgtgtaaaaagtgTCTGGTAAGTAATTTAGTAATTTACtacattacagaaaaaaaggcacacacacacacacacacacacacacacatatatgtatatatatatatatatattacatacatGCAGCCTTAGTGATGTGCTGTCTGTGATATTCATATATTATCAGTGTATTGATATTATAGGTGAGTACCTAATATGCCATGCTTGCATATAGATGTCACAACATACAGATTACAACATGCAgcttgtgtgtgctgtgtgtgataTGTTATCAGTGTTTGATATTAAGTGGAACATGTTTTGTAGTCCAActatgactctgtgtgtgtgtgtgtgtgtgtgtatagggtGGTAGGCACAGCCGGTCGCCCAGCGTGGTCAGCCTCACGGTGGAAACAGCTCTGGGCAGCTTTGATTTCCTCAACACGTCTGACtgggaggaagatgaggaggaaaagggTGACAAGAGGAATAGAAATGGCAGGTCAGTGCTGATAATGAACTGTTGGAGACCAACCAAATTTTGcacacatacattacatacatagGAATAGCTCAACAGCTCCTATATCAAGTGAATAACCTTCCACAGCTTAATTTGTGGATAGTAAGCAGACATGTTGAGGAATCTCTGTTATTCCAGGatcttgctgccatctagtggagcTCTGTGCTATAAACATATGAATAGGatggaaaaatatataaaaatataagcTTTAATAACTTCCTCAAAATCTTGAAATATGCCTTCACCAGGATTTATTTACTGCTCTAACTAGCTGCTATCACTTGTTCACCATAGAGTAAGGTAATGTAATCTGTGCATTTTAATGGCTGGTTAACCTATTTCAAACATTAAAGCATCCATgttgaagaaattaaaaaacaatgttgCTGTAGGAACGCTTAAAATAGCCACAAAAGTAGTCATATGAAAACTAAAGAAGAATCTACAGTCATAGTCACTCTGTTGCAGCTGTACTCatgcacagtggtgcagtgtgCTAAATGGTAACATAACATAAATGGTAACATATAGTTTAATATactaacatttgctgattagTACTAAATACAAACTACAGCAGAGGCAGATGGGAATGTCACATATCTGatcataaatcaaagtattggacaaagtACTAagttgacctgatgatggcaccaGAGGAAAGGCTAAGGGATCAACAAGGTTATTGCAGTTCATCATGAGGGGACCAATGAGTGTCAGGTGGTATGGGTTTAGAGTAGGAGTACACTAACCCATTCTTTGAAAGGAGAGTTTATCAAGAAAAGGCATGAGCAAAAGATAGTAGCCAGTGATATTTACCAGCTCTCAAACAGAGTTGGAGCTGCTGCCCTCAGGACAGAGCTACAGCCTGAAATACAAACATTCTTTCATAGTCTCTGCAATAATATTCACTTTTCTATATCATCAAATAATTTGCACCATCTCTATATCACTGTAATACATTTCCTCCTATTCTTTCTTATGCTTACTGATAATGTGTTGCTTGGTTTATAGTGTCTGTTAATGTCTATGTCTTTATGTCCTGAGCTTAATtctctgaactgaactgaacaatcCAGTCGACCCCGACCCCTTAAACGTTGAAAATACctcctgtatgtgtgtcaggTCTCTGCAGGACAGAGGCTGGGACAgcccctcctctctcacctccccCCTCACCACAGGCTGCACCACCTTAGACTGCTCCCTGGTGGTCCACTTGAAGAACTGCAGTGCGCAGTTGTTGGTAAGAGACCTCAAGAGAGACCTCAGCACTGTCCTCTAGTCATTTCCCACACTTGGATAGAGGTCTCTAACTGCCGTAATTACATATGCTTATGTGATATTGTTACCTTGAATTCAGTCTGTCAAGGTTCCGGCTTAGCGGTGATATTTCCTTTGTTGATTTATCTTGGACAGAAGCAGCACCATAAAGATGAGAATTGGAGATAAAAGTATTTCTGTTCATCATTTGCTCTGAAGTAGTGGGTGGAAGGAGCTTTAATAATGGTTGATATTACTTTTTTCCAGGAGAAAATGAAACCATAATCAAAAGTTTGTTATTTACAGATTAATAAATTTGTTTTGCCTGtagaaatcaataaatcaattttttaattcttttcttAGTATAGTTTTCATTATAGTTAAAAGTAGTGACAGTGTCACTACTGCTGTCACTGAAAAGTAGTGTCATCCAGCATGAAGCAGTAGCAGACTCAGTCACACTTGTGGTGATAGTTCATATATGACATGCTGTATTAGTAAAGGCAAATTTTCTGTGGCAAACCAAGATTGGTTAGTTATTTTAAACAGGTGCCATATAATCAATTAAAGTGCATCATATCCATAGTATTAGAGGTGGACTACAGAGAACCAAATCAGTGTTGTGGTTAGAAAAATGATGTTGCTGCTCTGAATAAATGCATAAATTGACATATGGCGTCATGTCTGTAGCGTCTGGGCATGTTTGGTCCTCTGCGGTGTGGAGAGATGTACGCCTTAGACAGACTGCTGAGAGAAGCTCGAGTGCTCGAAATCATCCGACGCATCACCAAGGACAACCCCAGACGCCTCAGACAGCCTGCTGAAGGTAACTCCTAGTATCTATACATCTGTCTGTACTCCACTGTGTATCTGTCAGAACATACCTTACATTAAAATGACTACACTGTTATCTCAGCCTCAGACTGATCAAAACATGttaaactacaacaacacacagctacTAGAAGCACAGAATATACTTCCACTAAATCTGCACAACcttctgaatttgttttgtaattataGACAACATTTAGAATCATTAACTGTGCAACTTCATCTGCATTTTcatcaaaatacattttgtgatAGACAAGGCAGATTTTTGAGAATGCAGAAATCTTGGGAATAGCTGCGCTTCATGAAGGCAGATTTTAAGTGACCCAGACACATGTCCACTGAGTTTCAGCTATTTCAGTGCATCATGTTCCTGTAGCACCACTTATAGTTCAAATGCCACCAATTCACTCAGAGCTGATGTGTGTAACGTTTAATCTAAATTTGGTCACAACGTTAAAAAAAACACCCGCCTAGTGTTCTGCAGGTCCTACTcatgccaccaaaacagctctggtCACGCAAAGCATGGACTTcacttgacctctgacctctgtgtaCTTTGGTATTAGGCACCAACCGTTAGCATCAGATCCTTTAAGTCCTGTAAGTTGTTTTGGACTTGTTTTTCCATGACATCCCACTACTACTTGATCAGATTGAGATCTGGGGAATTTGGAGGCCAAGTCAACACCCTGAACTCCTCTTGTTGTTGATGTTCCTCAAACTGTTCCTGAAGCCACTGCTGAAAGGCCACTGTCATCAGGGAAAGTGTTGCCATGAAGGGTGCACTTGGTCTGCAACAGTGTTTTGGTCagtggtacatgtcaaagtaataTCCACATGAATGGCAGAgcccaaggtttcccagcagagcaTTGCTGAGAGCATCACACTGCCTCTTCCCACAGCACATCCTGCTGCCATCTCTTCTTCAGGTaaacaacacacatgcaaacgGCCATCCATCCACATTGTGTAAAAGAATTCATCAGACAAAATCCACCTTCGTTTATTGCTCCATGGTCCAGTTCTGATGCTCATGTAGGTGCTTTCATTTGTGGACAGGGGTCAGCATGGGCcctctgacctgtctgtggCTACACAGCCCCATATTCAGCAAGGTGTAATGCACTGTGTTCTTACAGCTTTCTATCATAGCCATCAGTACAGCTTTCAACAATTTGTGCTTTGGTAGCTCATCTGTGGGACTGGACCACATGAGCCAGCCTTTGCGGCCCACATTTATCAGTGAGTGTCGGGCACCCATGACCCTGTCACCGGCTCACCAGTTGTCCTTCTTTGGACCACTTTTGGTAGGTACTGGGCACTGCATACTGTGAACGCCCCACAAGACCTCTCTGACACAGTCATCTAGGCATCACAATGTGGCCCCTGTCAAAGTGGCTCAGATGGCTTCTTATGCTGGCCCATTCTTCTTGCTTCCAATACACCATCTTCAAGAACATATCCCACCCCTTGACAGGTGCCATTGTAATGAGATTATTCATGTTATTTACTCCACCTGTCAGTGGTGATGTTATAGTAGGTCAGTATATACTGATCAGCCACACCTTTAAAACCTCCTGCCAAATATTCCCCTTCCCCTTCATAGCACCAAAACAACGGCATCCTGTTAGGATGTGAACACAGGACATTGCTAGTGGTAGTGGATCCTTTGGGTTCTGTGGGTTGCGGGGGAGGACCTCCATGGATCGGTCTTGTTCcagtgcatcccacagatgctggatcagattggcATCTGGGGAATTTAGAGGCTGGGTCCACACCTAgggctgtgtgttgtgttctttgagccatttctgagtGGTTTTCCAGTTGTACAACAGTCAGTATAATCTACACAATCTTAATCGTGGCCACGTTAGTAAAGCGAATTTGAATTTAAGGTAAAGAATGAACTTCTGTGCTCAAAATGAAgaaagcctgaaaaaaaaaaactgatgctAAAATTTAAAAGCTAAAGAATAATCTTTCTTTTGTTCCTTTCTCTTTACTCTGTTATACCTTCTCTCCATTACAGTGATACCTCAGCTGGGCCTGTGCCAGGGTGCTGTGTCACTATGGCAACAGTGTGTGAAGCAGGGCAGTGTGTACAGCGTTTCTGCTGAGAACTTCCTGTTAACGCTGTCTACAGCCTACTCCAGCATGCTGCCTGAGAGGGCCAGCAGCATGGCAGACACAGGTACAACAACATCTGTGTATATGCAGTACTTGTCACAGTGGGTGCCATGTTAACacgcgtgtgtttgtgtgtgtgtatgtctagTGTTCTTGTGTCTGGTTGAGCGAGTACTGGATCAGAGGCTACCACGGCGGGGCTGCAACAGAGATAAAGTGACTGTGACGCTGTTTCAGCTGTGGAGTTACTTAGAGGCCAACGACATCAGtgacatggaaacacacatcacagagcTGGCAGAAGAGggtatctcacacacacacacacatacaaacacatgtataTACAAAGCTAAATGAATGCAGGAAAACTTTCTGATCAGTGGCAGTAATCAGTTATAACCTTTCTCCTCCAGTGTGGTTGGTACAGAGACTGGCGTCGTGTGACCAGGATGTGATCGTCAACACTCTGCGGCGTCCTGCTGAGTGCAGCCTGAGGAGAGAAGGACTCCATGCTGTGGCCAAATTACTGAAAGACCCACGAGGAAAAGTGTCAGCGTCTGCTAGCTCTGTACTGAGAAGCCTGGCTGCCCAGCCCAGGCAGAGGGAACAGGTGAGAGGATACTGCACACAGTGTATATGTACTGAATGTATCTGTGCATAATAAGTTTCTCACCAAAATCATAAGAACATATGGCATAGTGTAATTGTGACACAGTTTCtaattttcagcattttttggCACTATGTATTATCATCCTGCATATACATACATAGGCTGATAATATTGACCAGGCTGTAATCATAAGGCTTCTGTCATACAAACACATTGCATAAACAGCAATGTAAAAAAGTGTCAGCCTCATACTTGACATGTCaaagactgtaaacactgtgtgttctcctcctcaggCCTTGGTCAGCTGTCTGGAGCTGCTGGAAGATGAGAACGTGGACACCAGAGTCTGCGGATGCAAGGCCTTAGCTTGTCTCAAAGTAGGAACACATACACAGTTCGAGTACTCTTATCCAAACCTGTCCCAGTCTGTCAAAAAGCTATTTTAGGGCAACACTGATTTGATTTAGGGCACTTGAGTGGTATATACTTATtaaaatcttgtttgtttgcagctTGTTTGTGCTATGTATTTATCATACTGACCAGTGTGTTCCATCTGTTATCATTCCAGGCTAAAGAAAGTATCGACCAGTTGGTGTATCTTTGTCGGACAGACAAAGAAGAAGTTCGAGATGCTGCCAAACAAACGCTGCTAGTGCTTGGTAATAATAACCGTCTTATTTGTCAGAATGACAAAACAGGCTTTACAAAGTGCTTAACagagtaaaatgaaatgaaagtaatgaaaacacatcaaacatgCAGATGTTAGGATAATTAGAAGGCTCTGTTTTGATGACTGCAGACTTTGTGAATGGTAGTGTGGATAGTTTGGTTTTAAAAATTCAATAGTGCTTTGGGGCTTTGCCATGTGATACCTTTAGGTAATAGAAATCATTTTATATTCAGCTCTAAAGCAAACTTGGAGCAGTGTAATGAAGCTATGTTGTGAGTAATaaagctgtttgttgtttgttagaGGTCTGACAGCAGAGTTTGAACAAGTTTGActcaaaaaaaaagactaaGATACGTAGACTTAAAAAGCTGTCTCACCCAAATCTCAGCATTCATTTTAGAGAGTATAATGTTCTTACCATGAAAATAAACCCACAATCAGATAGTCAGCCTTAAATCACGAGTTAATTGTGTtcaaatttgaatatgttttaatGAATGCACTTGTTGcattttacatatatatttactgtaacaTGGTGACTAAAACATTGTCCTTTGGTAttttttcatccattcattttttattctattcatTCACATTTGACACCAGACTAATAATTAAGgcagaaataagaaatatacagttcatctttcttcttttctgccttCAACACAAATGTCTCTGGAGACGAtcaatgcattcattcattcattcattcattcattcatttgtccaTTCTTTTATTCACTTTGTCCATTTGTTGTTGTCCCTCCATTCATTGCATggagcaggggaggaggggaagatGGCCCACAGACATGTGGAGACGTCTCAGGACAGCATACCAAGACTCTTCGCTCCAGGAAGCATGGCCAGCACAGCTTTCTAACATAacaaggatacacacacactgggtcAGAACAAAAGTGGAAGGTCAGCAACACAATATGAATATTGTGTTTCAGCTGTGCTTTGACACAGTGTCATAAGAATATACAGTATGGTGTACTCCTGCCCCATTACTAAcactaaaacataaaaagacaaatataataTATGATATACAGAATACACACTGTCAGAGAGGTGGCAATGATATTCACATCAAGGACAGCACCTCTGCTTAACACTGGGCAAACATTTAAAGTCAGTAAGCTACAAAtacagctgtttattttttatcaacaTGTGATAATGAGGTTGGACTGTAAAGATGCTGAGAAGAATGTATAATGTGAGCAGACTTAAATGAAAGGATGGATAAAGGGAGGAGTAGAAGGATGAAATAGATAATAAAGGAGGAAGATGCGGAGGAGTTAAAAGGACAGGGTGGAACATGTCTGCATTGATTTAAGTCATATTCAAGTCCGATTACTGGACAAACTCCCTCTCATTGCAGTCATTTCCTTCCCAGacacaaatgtattattttgaaattagttttaaaaagtCTGGAAAGCTATTTAAAGTCACTTTGTCTATTTTCATAGCCTATCAAATgccaaaaatgtacaaaatgtttaGTTTCTTGCTATTTCTGATGTCTTTAACTCTGGTTTTGACTGATTTACATTGTGACCCAGTAGGCATACATAGAGTTAGTATTCCATTACATAGAATAATGCTACCCTAGCTCTACATAAAACCACTTTTCTTAATGGATACTCTCGTCACTTGTTCAAGCTTAAAAGCTGTTTGGACAGCACTGCTTCAGATGGAGAGCTTGTTCTGTGGCATGCATTAATGACACCAAATGGATTTTCTCACACTGTTCTCACACAGCACTGTAGCTACTGGCTGTACTCGCATTTGAGACTGAGTCAAGTGACAAAGACCAAGAAAAAATCTAATAGTATCTGAAGCAAAATATTCttgtacaatttttttttacaataactGTGAAAGTAAGATTTCTGTCTATGCACATACTACCAGGCAAGAGTTTTAGGATACCTCAATTTTTCTAGATTTTATTGGAGTTAAAGCAGTTTGAGTccagtaaataaatgtaattacaaAGGTAAGCGTTTAACTGCgcgcagttttttttttaattaatgcaaACAGTTACTACAGGTGTCCAAAATCCTGTTGATGACTTATAAACCCTCTGTCTGTACAAAGGCATTGTTGGAACAAAGTGTGTTAACTATACCCTATACATATTAGGACAACAATGTACTGCAGGAAGTAGTTCTGTATATTGCTGTCAGAATGGTGAGAAAATAGTAACTAATTAACAAACCCAAGATGTAAGATAATGATCCAAAACATTATGAGGGAAAGATGGTGGCTTTACATGATGGAAGACCGGCACAGTCTCTACACTTAAACCCCATCAATCTGGTTTGGGATGGActagatataaaaaaaaaaacatatttgtggGAACATCTGCAACACTGAGACATACTTCCCAGATAACACTTCCTTGTGTTAATTTTGCTTATCCACTGAACTACCTAATTTCAATAACAGCTGGAAAACTGAAGGTGTTCTCAAATTTTTGGCTGGCAGTACATATGCATAAATGTAGATGTCTAAAATGAGGATGCTTGGTTGATACATGAAAAAGACACTGTGGGAAATAAGCACGTCACTGAACACTTATAGTTTAAAAAATGCAGTGTCTCTGGAAAACTGACCAGAGATCTACTTGCACAGCTGCTGTGAGACATTAACAGTCaaaagtacaagtacaagtCAAAACACCCACACATCTTACTGTCCGAAAGTTTCAGGACCAGACTAAAGATTGAGACCAGAATTGAGTACTACAGCCCTTACTTGCAACACTGTCCAATGCATGTGAGAGTGGTTAAGCTGAAAGTGTAGAGGATGTCATCATACCAACACTTGATCAGTGCATAGAAACAGTGAGTGACTCACTTAAATTGGAAAAAAGTATTGATTTGTTCTCAAAACATAGACAATCTGAAATTATTGATCTTATTCATATGAATTCCTTTTTCACTGCAGGAACAACTAGTGGACCACTGATCCTGTGAACACTATGAACAGATTAAGATCCAAACAGGACAACAAAAACATAGAGTAGTATTAGCTTGAAGTATCAGCTCAAAGAATAGGTTCAGATCCTCACAAATTTCTCATTAAGCTTAAGTCTTACTGGTTGCTGTAATTATTGTTCCTCTCTGTTATGGCTGTGACCTTCGTAGCATAACTGCACTCAAACTTAAAACACACTAGTTTGTACAACATGTTGTCTGACTCTATCTAAAGGCAAAAGTGTTACTACCTGTTCTGAAAGGAGGagttaaaaaaacatgctgtcATTGCATCCTCCTAGTTGCATTCCATTGCTTCCCTGATCTTGCTCCGCAAACTCCTGCCTGTTTTGTGTATCTCTGTATTCTCGACACAGTGAATTGT
Above is a window of Lates calcarifer isolate ASB-BC8 linkage group LG10, TLL_Latcal_v3, whole genome shotgun sequence DNA encoding:
- the ripor1 gene encoding rho family-interacting cell polarization regulator 1 isoform X2 — translated: MSLSVRPVRRLTSRSITRSQSFTGVNTYDKPYRNLSVFSTPGLSRKPSRASRMFTMSTKSNPPPKVPQPERLDQVYEALKKGLQSYLQVHQMDLDNLSRQMKESKRNSRLGFLYELDKQVKVTERYIRRLEFHLSKIEELYEAYCLKRRLRDGANKMVKAYTASPGSKEARESLTEANKGYKEYTENMCVLENELENQLGEFHIKMKGLAGFARLCAGDQYEIFMKYGRQRWKLRGRIEINAKQVWDSEEMVFLPLINEFLTVKVTELKSLANHVVVGSVSCETKDLFAALPQTVAVDINDLGTIKLSLEVTWNPFDKDDQVSVASTVNKAPTVSKRFSTIFNQTPPDTPSLREQAFYNMLRRHEELENGTAWSNSSESSDDSSSPQLSVGGLRNSTNHKAVVVTPDIQPAVTGSSYPQPDISFCLRDSSSPTPNSTHKASTISEVPNTPQHQAESNREEAKGTVTVMTKPANEEEDAGKQSPIATEDGVVTNSHTSRSYSRSLSHISESSADGIVLTDRSAGETGEVMSLASGISINDIEMEMPSRTPEPPSSAAADTGVIEENKTADNVPNQHPIRMQQDTSSPVLTSSSTRTEGMDYNTPSQMNTLPHPECSQLPDSGDVTYVARRVPVEEEMPGAGAESQSREGDGPVDCGLEDALGVVVSSLDDYRGQFPELQLLEQELKLLQVTLKGGRHSRSPSVVSLTVETALGSFDFLNTSDWEEDEEEKGDKRNRNGRSLQDRGWDSPSSLTSPLTTGCTTLDCSLVVHLKNCSAQLLRLGMFGPLRCGEMYALDRLLREARVLEIIRRITKDNPRRLRQPAEVIPQLGLCQGAVSLWQQCVKQGSVYSVSAENFLLTLSTAYSSMLPERASSMADTVFLCLVERVLDQRLPRRGCNRDKVTVTLFQLWSYLEANDISDMETHITELAEEVWLVQRLASCDQDVIVNTLRRPAECSLRREGLHAVAKLLKDPRGKVSASASSVLRSLAAQPRQREQALVSCLELLEDENVDTRVCGCKALACLKAKESIDQLVYLCRTDKEEVRDAAKQTLLVLGEEGKMAHRHVETSQDSIPRLFAPGSMASTAF
- the ripor1 gene encoding rho family-interacting cell polarization regulator 1 isoform X1 — protein: MYSGYGGSPSRTLSTMSLSVRPVRRLTSRSITRSQSFTGVNTYDKPYRNLSVFSTPGLSRKPSRASRMFTMSTKSNPPPKVPQPERLDQVYEALKKGLQSYLQVHQMDLDNLSRQMKESKRNSRLGFLYELDKQVKVTERYIRRLEFHLSKIEELYEAYCLKRRLRDGANKMVKAYTASPGSKEARESLTEANKGYKEYTENMCVLENELENQLGEFHIKMKGLAGFARLCAGDQYEIFMKYGRQRWKLRGRIEINAKQVWDSEEMVFLPLINEFLTVKVTELKSLANHVVVGSVSCETKDLFAALPQTVAVDINDLGTIKLSLEVTWNPFDKDDQVSVASTVNKAPTVSKRFSTIFNQTPPDTPSLREQAFYNMLRRHEELENGTAWSNSSESSDDSSSPQLSVGGLRNSTNHKAVVVTPDIQPAVTGSSYPQPDISFCLRDSSSPTPNSTHKASTISEVPNTPQHQAESNREEAKGTVTVMTKPANEEEDAGKQSPIATEDGVVTNSHTSRSYSRSLSHISESSADGIVLTDRSAGETGEVMSLASGISINDIEMEMPSRTPEPPSSAAADTGVIEENKTADNVPNQHPIRMQQDTSSPVLTSSSTRTEGMDYNTPSQMNTLPHPECSQLPDSGDVTYVARRVPVEEEMPGAGAESQSREGDGPVDCGLEDALGVVVSSLDDYRGQFPELQLLEQELKLLQVTLKGGRHSRSPSVVSLTVETALGSFDFLNTSDWEEDEEEKGDKRNRNGRSLQDRGWDSPSSLTSPLTTGCTTLDCSLVVHLKNCSAQLLRLGMFGPLRCGEMYALDRLLREARVLEIIRRITKDNPRRLRQPAEVIPQLGLCQGAVSLWQQCVKQGSVYSVSAENFLLTLSTAYSSMLPERASSMADTVFLCLVERVLDQRLPRRGCNRDKVTVTLFQLWSYLEANDISDMETHITELAEEVWLVQRLASCDQDVIVNTLRRPAECSLRREGLHAVAKLLKDPRGKVSASASSVLRSLAAQPRQREQALVSCLELLEDENVDTRVCGCKALACLKAKESIDQLVYLCRTDKEEVRDAAKQTLLVLGEEGKMAHRHVETSQDSIPRLFAPGSMASTAF